From a single Arachis hypogaea cultivar Tifrunner chromosome 3, arahy.Tifrunner.gnm2.J5K5, whole genome shotgun sequence genomic region:
- the LOC112789505 gene encoding uncharacterized protein — MTKMMNVFATSLFLISLAGMFSPTPSADQKQAESTIVKEGHRVVVVEFDGDGYQNTKISISPEQHADSDTGDVLNTAKEKMKEVASVLPNVGQGLSSQAHDAAFLHASKDLICDAYGKCKYKIASAVEKAKEKAHDVIDFERESLAKKKEMARGAVEKAKETVYDKAHDAKEYTKEAVENVKEHGETLKNDVVMNVTEGNDMLLGVRVAMRRVAAVYLGSMDNLDSLMSVANLMGFTTAYGLCVWVTFFSSYVLSMIMPRQQFAVVQSKIYPVYFKAMAYSIGMALVGHVFGHTTKVFSHKAGIFQAYNLLAALFTVFANSIYLEPRATKLMFERMKLEKEEGRGREDMTGERPITEEHQHHSTTDPNEIGTNAATTPVSASGAATTTVGAEQDAFRSKILKLNEKLKKLNSYSSILNILTLMFLTWHLVYLAQSVHDGPC; from the exons atgacAAAAATGATGAACGTGTTCGCGACGAGTTTGTTTCTGATTTCTCTTGCAGGTATGTTCTCTCCTACTCCGTCCGCAGATCAGAAGCAAGCAGAAAGCACCATTGTCAAAGAAGGCCATCGGGTTGTCGTCGTTGAATTCGATGGAGATGGTTATCAGAACACCAAAATCTCCATCTCACCGGAGCAGCATGCAGATTCTGACACCGGTGATGTTCTCAACACCgccaaggagaagatgaaggaggTGGCATCTGTTCTCCCTAACGTGGGGCAAGGATTATCCTCCCAAGCACACGATGCTGCCTTCCTCCATGCTTCCAAGGACCTCATCTGTGACGCCTATGGAAAGTGCAAGTATAAGATAGCCAGCGCCGTAGAGAAAGCCAAGGAAAAGGCCCACGACGTTATCGACTTCGAGAGAGAGTCGCTGGCAAAGAAAAAAGAGATGGCGCGTGGTGCAGTTGAGAAGGCCAAAGAAACCGTTTACGATAAAGCTCATGATGCTAAGGAGTATACAAAAGAAGCTGTGGAGAACGTAAAGGAACATGGGGAAACCCTCAAGAATGATGTGGTTATGAACGTCACGGAAGGGAATGATATGCTTTTGGGGGTTCGGGTAGCAATGAGGCGAGTAGCTGCTGTATATTTGGGATCCATGGACAATTTGGATTCATTGATGAGTGTGGCTAATTTGATGGGATTTACAACTGCTTATGGACTGTGTGTTTGGGTTACTTTCTTCTCAAGCTACGTACTATCGATGATTATGCCGAGACAGCAATTTGCGGTGGTACAAAGTAAGATATACCCTGTATATTTCAAAGCTATGGCTTATAGTATTGGGATGGCTTTGGTGGGCCATGTCTTTGGCCATACGACCAAGGTGTTTTCCCATAAAGCTGGGATATTTCAAGCTTATAATCTTCTTGCCGCACTTTTCACTGTTTTTGCCAATTCTATTTACTTGGAACCTCGTGCTACTAAG CTGATGTTTGAAAGGatgaaactggagaaagaagaaggaaggggaAGAGAGGATATGACAGGTGAGCGTCCCATTACAGAAGAGCATCAACATCACAGTACTACTGATCCTAATGAAATCGGTACAAATGCTGCCACCACCCCGGTCTCGGCCTCAGGAGCAGCAACAACCACAGTAGGTGCAGAGCAGGACGCATTCAGATCGAAGATTCTCAAACTTAATGAGAAGCTGAAGAAGTTGAATTCATACTCCTCCATCTTAAACATCCTCACTCTCATGTTTCTTACTTGGCATCTAGTCTATTTGGCTCAGAGTGTTCATGACGGCCCATGTTAA